The genomic stretch AGGCCTGGCGCACCACACGTTATTTGAGGGTGCCAGGAAATGCGTGCCAACATACTGGTCGATTGATACCCCGCATTATATggagacaaagacaaagatcaGCATCAATCATTCAGGATCCACCCCGCAGACGGCCGACGCCGTAGTGGAAGCTAAATCAGAACCCCTAGAACCGAGGCTAGTATCATCAATGGGGAACCATTCGCACAAATCCCAGACCGCCATTGAGGGGAGAGTCCAAATCTCAGGAGAAAGAGCTCAAGTCTCTCTTCAACCCCAATGTTGATCCCTCCTGCCTGCAGTGGCTTTCATATCAAGCCGTGGAAGTTGGTCTGAAGCCGACTGAATCGATTGTTCGGGACTAACCTGGAATGTAGGGTGGCCTCAGGCAGCAGAGcaccctctctctttctctccttacATCGAACTTTCACAAACACCTACAATGGTTTCTTATTTCTCTATCTCAAGCCGCTCTTTGTCCAGAACATTGTTATTTTCTGCCAAAAGTTGTCGGGGAAGAATTGTTTGATCGGTTCTATCTATATGATCTTACCTCAGGAACTATCTGACCAAGAAGTATATAGGTGCCCAATTTATCTAGAAATGTACGGTTGATATAGATAGTATATCTCTAGATCTAATATTGTTCAAAGTTACAATAATTTCTCATTCAATTGTATTCTTATCTTTAGAAGTATGAACGCCGTTGAactttattctttcttgCATAGTAataaatatatcaatataacCAGTTCTTTAACTATTTGCCATACGATATATCTCATGAAATCCATCTTGTTGGTTCTGAAGCTGTCGGGGACTCCATGACCACCTTCCTAACTAGGAAGGTCAGGTGTGCATCATTGCCCTATTTTGTCCGCCTTGCGCAATGTATTGAAGCCATTGTCGATCGACGACCCAGACAATCTCGATGGGATATTATTCTGTcttgtttattattttctcGTTTCCCGCGCCCGCAAACCTGCTCGCTGGTTGGATTTAGACCTTTACTCTACCCCTTCAGCCAGTCACCGGAAGGATTGTCGCGCCCAGACTATGACTCTGGGTGACAAAGGAAGGGTTTATGATGAGtactgaagaaagaattATGGACAGCACGCAGCAAGACGAGATCTGTTCCCTCTCAGCACAAGATCGGGAAGATACCCCTATGGTACGTCGCGCCTAGCTTTCCACGACGACAGGATTAACCCGATGCCACCATAGAAATGGTCCTGGCTTCGCAAGCACCTGATCTTGATTCAGTGCAGTTTCCTCGCGGTCTGTCCCGGTTTCACCAGCAGCATTTTGATCCCCGGAACCAATGCGGTGGCCCTCGAATTGGGAATCCCTCAACAAAAAGCGACATATTTCATCGCCGTCCacgtcctcttcctcggactCGCTCCGTTCTTCTGGATCGCCTGTATGAAGGCATACGGCCGCCGTCCAATCCTGATTACCAGCACATTGTTATCTTGTTTTGCGGCGCTGGGCGGAGGGTTCGCGAAGAAATATGGAGGTCTGATGACTGCCCGTGTTTTCCAGTCCTTCGGCATCTCTGCGGGGTTCGTCCTTCCCGGCGTGATTGTGGTGGATATCTTTTCGGAAGAACAGCGTGGTCGCAAAAATGGGATTTGGGCGCAAATGGTGTCGATCGGGGCTCCGCTCGGTGGAGTGATCGGCGGGCCTGTGGTGCGCTATGCTGGCTGGCAGTGGACCTTGTGGCTCACTGCTATCATGAATGCCGTGCAGTCGATCGCTTTCATCTTGACTTGTCCCGAGACTTCATATCGACACCGCACATCCGGAAATGCGGAGCTACGACTGCAACAAGTGCTAGAGCCATTTTTGATTCTCCAAGCTCCCCATATCGTCTTCGTGGCGTTCGCGTATGGCGTCACCTTTGCGATTGTCTCTGTGGGATTGGCCACGATTGTGCCAATTGCACTTGAAAAGATATACGGATTTGGCGCCGTCGCACAgggtctctttttcttgggccCATTGGTTGGAGCCCTTATTGGCGAACAGCTAGCTGGCCCAGGGAGTGATTGGGTCATGAAACGGGAGCGGGGCAATGCTACTGTTGGAGATGTCGGTGGAACCGCGCAACGGTTGGAGCGTCGACTGATTGTCGGTCTTCCAGGATTTCTGATCGCCGTAGCAGGCATCTTGATCTTCGGTCTGACTTTACAATACCGCACACATTGGATGGGGCCATGCATGGGCTTTGCAGTGGCGAACTTTGGCCTTCAGATGGTGACAACGCCATCGAAAACCTATTGCGTGGACTGTTTGCCTTCTCAATCGGGCTCAGTGCTTCAGCTCATCAATACTGTGCGGCAGATTATTGCTTTCACAGTACCCTTTTGGAGTCCCAATCTGGTAGAGCATCTTGGATATGGACTCGGGTATGGAATCGAAGCGATCATTTTGGCGGCTTTCTCCGTAGGCTGTGTCCTGGTCCTCTGCTGGGGCGGACTTTGGCGAAATAAACGGTCAATTAAAGGGCTGGAGGATACCTCATGATTTACGGAAGAGGCTTGAATGTATCAATGGATATAGCGA from Aspergillus oryzae RIB40 DNA, chromosome 1 encodes the following:
- a CDS encoding uncharacterized protein (synaptic vesicle transporter SVOP and related transporters (major facilitator superfamily)), coding for MSTEERIMDSTQQDEICSLSAQDREDTPMKWSWLRKHLILIQCSFLAVCPGFTSSILIPGTNAVALELGIPQQKATYFIAVHVLFLGLAPFFWIACMKAYGRRPILITSTLLSCFAALGGGFAKKYGGLMTARVFQSFGISAGFVLPGVIVVDIFSEEQRGRKNGIWAQMVSIGAPLGGVIGGPVVRYAGWQWTLWLTAIMNAVQSIAFILTCPETSYRHRTSGNAELRLQQVLEPFLILQAPHIVFVAFAYGVTFAIVSVGLATIVPIALEKIYGFGAVAQGLFFLGPLVGALIGEQLAGPGSDWVMKRERGNATVGDVGGTAQRLERRLIVGLPGFLIAVAGILIFGLTLQYRTHWMGPCMGFAVANFGLQMVTTPSKTYCVDCLPSQSGSVLQLINTVRQIIAFTVPFWSPNLVEHLGYGLGYGIEAIILAAFSVGCVLVLCWGGLWRNKRSIKGLEDTS